Part of the Pyrobaculum calidifontis JCM 11548 genome, GCCGCGGATAAGGGCTGAGAAGTACGTGGGCCCCGTCAACTTCATTACTGTGCACGTGGCCAACGCGGAGGAGGTGGCCTCGGCGCTGGACGCCGCGGGATTTGTGGTTAGGACTCTGGGCGGCAAGCCCCTCTGCCGCTCGTGCATTAGATTTACCCTGGCGCCTATGCCAGTGATGGAGAAGTTCCTTAAAGCCCTAGAAGAAGCTTTAAATACCGGCCGTCAATAGGCCGCATGGCCCGTCCCCATGCTCTTGGCAATACCCTCTAAGGGCCGCCTCCTAGACCCCACGCTGAAGCTCCTAGAGGCCATCGGCATGAGGCTCTTGGCGTCTGACGAGAGAGCCCTAGTGGTGCCCACGAGCTGGCGCGATGTAAATGTGATAAGGGCGAGGCCTGAGGACATCCCGTACATAGTGGAGTCGGGCAAGGTGTGGGCCGGGGTAACCGGCCACGACTACGTGGTGGAGTCCGGCGCCAGCGTCGTCGAGGCGCTGGAGCTGGGGTTTGGGAGGGGGAGGCTGGTGGTGGCGGTGCCCAAGTCCTCTGGGATAAAGACCGTGGACGAGCTGCCGCCGGGAACCCGCGTCGCCACCAAGTTCGTGAACATAGCCTACAACTACTTCGCCGAGTTGGGCAAGCGGGTTAGAGTGGTGAGAGTCACGGGCTCTGTGGAGATCCTCCCCCAGCTGGGCATTGCAGACGCCATACTCGACGTAATGGCCACGGGCACCACTCTCGAGGTCCACGGCCTCGTGCCCATAGCCACGGTGCTTGAAACCTCGGCGAGGCTAATAGTGCACCCAAGCTACGTCAACCACGAGCTCACAAAGAAGTTGACCACCTTCATCCAGGGGTACTACGCGGCGCAGGGGAAGAAGATGATATTCCTAAACGTACCAGCCTCGAGGCTGGAGAAGGTGCTGGCCGTGTTGCCGGCCATGGAGGCCCCCAGCGTGACGCCGCTGGCAAAGGGAGACGTGTACGAAGTCTTCAGCGTAGTCCCCGAAGACGAGCTACCCGACATAGTCATACGCCTAAAGGAGGCCGGGGCAAAGGACATAGTCGTCACGCCAATAGAGAAGCTGATCTCGTAGCTACTTCATCCTCCTCTCAAGCTCTTTACACACGTCCGCGAGCGCGAGTCCCTTGGCGGCTAGTAGGACGAGGAGGTGGTAGAGAAGGTCCGCCGCCTCTTGCACAAGCCTCTCCTCCCCCTCCGCCAAGGCGGCTACCGCCGTTTCCACGGCCTCCTCGCCCACTTTCCTAGCCACGTTGTGGAGGCCGGAGCTGTACAGGCGGTAGGTGTAGCTCTGGGGGTTGCCCTCCCTAATCCTCTGCCTAATGACCTCCTCCAGCCTTTCTAACACGTGGCAGCTCATATTGCCTCGAAGTGGCGCTGGAAGCCCTCGTATTTGGCGAGCACCCTCGCCGCCTCGGCCAGCGCGGGGTCCACGGAGCCTACGGCCTCTGCCACGCCGATTGGCTTTAGGAAGTTGAGGGGGGTCACGGGGCCCCGCCACCTGGCCGTGCCGCCGGTCGGCAACACGTGGCATATGCCCGCCACGTAGTCCAAGTAGGGGCTCGGCGCGTTTATAGACACCGCGCCTACGTTTTTCACCATGAAGGCCAACTCCCGCCTCCCCCAGACCTCTAAATGCTCTGGGGCAATCTCGTCTACGACCCTCGCCGCCTCCTCCACGCCCGCCACCTTTTTGACGTGTAGTGGGCCCATGGAGGAGGTCTTC contains:
- the hisG gene encoding ATP phosphoribosyltransferase, with protein sequence MLLAIPSKGRLLDPTLKLLEAIGMRLLASDERALVVPTSWRDVNVIRARPEDIPYIVESGKVWAGVTGHDYVVESGASVVEALELGFGRGRLVVAVPKSSGIKTVDELPPGTRVATKFVNIAYNYFAELGKRVRVVRVTGSVEILPQLGIADAILDVMATGTTLEVHGLVPIATVLETSARLIVHPSYVNHELTKKLTTFIQGYYAAQGKKMIFLNVPASRLEKVLAVLPAMEAPSVTPLAKGDVYEVFSVVPEDELPDIVIRLKEAGAKDIVVTPIEKLIS
- the hisE gene encoding phosphoribosyl-ATP diphosphatase, whose translation is MSCHVLERLEEVIRQRIREGNPQSYTYRLYSSGLHNVARKVGEEAVETAVAALAEGEERLVQEAADLLYHLLVLLAAKGLALADVCKELERRMK